A region of Fibrobacter succinogenes subsp. succinogenes S85 DNA encodes the following proteins:
- a CDS encoding murein hydrolase activator EnvC family protein, with product MRLVCRFIPLLVFIFAVVAGSAVSSYAAPKKTDAQIDEQKNALKKLEVDLAKKREELAVLETEEKGVLNTISLLDQNLNRTRSYLSELTRNEDMLQGAVKQLVMDIDSLDSKIKARKRAMRKRIRNLYVHGRSNDAEILFELLTKNGNPEREVYWVHHLLNRDREDVETLRQLIAERTQKQQTQEKHLAELSRLRSRKAVEERGLVAQMNGQARMLNSLKHDKAVQRMALKEFERNQKTMLALLKKLEQRRKREIEEAKRAEAARLAALKKKEREAEKKRQAADKKRESEKKREAEIAQKQTPVSHFKGPKCMPLDGPIISEYGLQEHPVLHIMTRNLGVEIRGKRGGRIRAAAAGTVAMVAEIDGRGPSVIIEHEDGTYTVYGHMKAIHVQEGKSVKKCEEIGEVGDIASLNGIKLYFQVSEGTQTVDPLQWLKQR from the coding sequence ATGCGACTTGTTTGCCGGTTCATTCCGCTTTTGGTTTTCATCTTTGCCGTGGTGGCGGGTTCGGCCGTTTCGTCTTATGCGGCCCCGAAAAAGACCGATGCGCAGATTGATGAACAAAAGAACGCCCTTAAAAAGCTGGAGGTCGATCTTGCAAAAAAGCGTGAAGAACTTGCCGTCCTTGAAACCGAAGAAAAGGGCGTCTTGAATACGATTTCGCTTTTGGACCAGAACTTGAACCGTACCAGGTCTTACCTTTCGGAACTGACCCGCAATGAGGATATGTTGCAGGGGGCGGTCAAGCAATTGGTGATGGATATCGATTCTCTTGACTCAAAAATCAAGGCCCGCAAACGCGCCATGAGAAAGCGTATTCGTAATTTGTATGTACACGGTCGCAGTAACGATGCCGAAATCCTTTTTGAACTTTTGACAAAGAACGGGAACCCGGAACGCGAAGTTTACTGGGTGCACCACTTGTTGAACCGCGACCGCGAAGACGTGGAAACGCTCCGCCAGCTCATTGCCGAACGCACGCAGAAACAGCAGACGCAAGAGAAACACTTGGCCGAGCTTTCGAGACTTCGTTCCCGCAAGGCGGTCGAAGAACGCGGTCTTGTAGCGCAGATGAACGGTCAGGCTCGAATGCTGAATTCCCTCAAGCACGACAAGGCTGTGCAGCGCATGGCGCTCAAGGAATTCGAACGCAACCAGAAGACCATGCTTGCGCTCCTCAAGAAACTTGAGCAGCGCCGCAAGCGAGAAATCGAAGAAGCGAAGCGCGCCGAGGCAGCCCGCCTCGCCGCCCTCAAGAAGAAGGAACGCGAAGCCGAGAAAAAGCGCCAAGCGGCAGACAAGAAGCGCGAATCAGAAAAGAAACGTGAGGCAGAGATCGCCCAAAAGCAGACTCCGGTTTCGCATTTCAAAGGTCCCAAGTGCATGCCGCTCGACGGCCCGATTATCAGCGAATACGGCCTGCAGGAACACCCGGTGCTCCACATCATGACGCGTAACTTGGGCGTCGAAATCCGCGGAAAGCGCGGTGGCCGCATCCGTGCCGCCGCCGCCGGAACCGTGGCTATGGTCGCCGAAATTGACGGCCGTGGCCCCTCTGTGATCATTGAACACGAAGATGGAACGTACACGGTGTACGGTCACATGAAGGCAATCCACGTCCAAGAGGGCAAAAGTGTCAAGAAATGCGAAGAAATTGGAGAAGTGGGCGATATTGCTTCGTTAAATGGTATTAAATTGTATTTCCAAGTAAGCGAAGGGACACAGACCGTGGACCCGTTGCAATGGTTGAAACAGAGATGA
- a CDS encoding ATP-binding protein has translation MVETEMIEYRLNGPASQERIRIRLMAALRENRFPQSILIDGPVGIGKKALAMEIAQALQCTNPSVRPCGNCFGCKMATDTGVTDNWVVPMEAKEASARNAADVSAGSSAKTIQDFKQAYIEEITKNPYRVDIFSAGAVISVELIRTMTASFAMKGDRVRVVIIAEADRMNDSAANAFLKTLEEVPPNTYFILTTSSREKLLQTIRSRCLALHLPPLTDEEVRQEAIRVGGEEFDESTLTDDVIGLAVGSPGMALYYAEHAKNWSPLAVDFIEKSLSQDYTDLFFKLEDSGLEDPAIVNRFLEVLSFLITDLLRQQSGAPLRIPEATGSVNLERYPQVGASALEAALVSVQETMSRIASRRMAAVTCLQNLSLKLFEGYK, from the coding sequence ATGGTTGAAACAGAGATGATAGAATATCGCTTAAATGGCCCCGCCTCCCAGGAACGAATCCGCATTCGTCTTATGGCGGCGTTGCGTGAGAACCGCTTTCCGCAGTCGATTCTTATCGACGGTCCTGTGGGCATTGGCAAAAAAGCGCTTGCGATGGAAATTGCCCAGGCGCTCCAGTGTACAAACCCGAGCGTTCGCCCGTGCGGTAATTGCTTCGGCTGCAAAATGGCAACCGATACCGGCGTGACCGACAACTGGGTCGTGCCGATGGAAGCGAAAGAGGCTAGCGCCCGCAATGCTGCCGACGTCTCTGCCGGGAGCTCTGCAAAGACCATCCAGGATTTTAAACAGGCCTACATCGAAGAAATCACGAAGAACCCGTACCGCGTGGATATTTTCAGTGCGGGCGCCGTGATTTCGGTGGAACTCATCCGTACGATGACCGCCTCCTTTGCGATGAAGGGTGACCGCGTGCGCGTGGTGATTATCGCCGAGGCCGACCGCATGAATGATTCTGCGGCAAACGCGTTCCTCAAGACTCTTGAAGAAGTCCCGCCGAACACGTACTTCATTTTGACGACTTCGTCTCGCGAAAAGCTCTTGCAGACGATCCGTTCGCGCTGCCTTGCGCTCCACCTGCCACCCCTCACGGATGAGGAAGTGCGTCAGGAGGCCATTCGCGTTGGCGGCGAAGAATTTGACGAATCGACTCTGACCGACGATGTGATTGGTCTTGCCGTGGGTTCCCCTGGCATGGCGCTTTACTACGCCGAACACGCCAAAAACTGGAGCCCGCTTGCAGTCGATTTTATCGAGAAGTCACTTTCGCAGGACTACACGGACCTGTTCTTTAAGCTAGAAGATTCCGGACTTGAAGACCCGGCCATCGTGAACCGCTTCTTGGAAGTGCTCTCGTTCTTGATTACGGACTTGTTGCGCCAACAATCGGGCGCTCCGCTCCGCATCCCGGAAGCAACGGGCAGCGTGAATCTCGAACGCTACCCGCAAGTGGGGGCGTCAGCCCTCGAAGCAGCTCTCGTGAGCGTGCAAGAAACCATGTCGAGAATCGCCTCCAGGCGAATGGCGGCAGTGACCTGCCTCCAGAACCTCTCGCTAAAACTTTTTGAAGGCTACAAGTAA
- the recJ gene encoding single-stranded-DNA-specific exonuclease RecJ yields the protein MEDLVASTLSSTLKIPHAVARFLVSRGIKTVSDAYHMLCSSESDVHDPFLMMGMDKAVEWILAVRERGERVFIFGDYDLDGMTSVTLLTRCLKTVGIESEWRLPNRFGDGYGLSVSAVDEMYEAGARNLITVDTGITANVEIAHAKELGMAVMVMDHHQPSGDGLPVSDVLLDPHQEGDNYPNPELCGVGVSYKFICALFSRLGIKAPVEYLDLVALGTLADLVQMTPENRYFTRTGLESLKNSRWPGVQEMYTSLMKPHSCVGGIDVMYKLAPLLNAPGRMERPDPALKLLLCENKGEAGKLLEELKDWNARRKQKEAEITEMAMEQVKALYGDTIPTVIVVAGENWHVGVIGIVAAKLAQEFHRPSAVLSIINGMAHASARAVPGFNWHKALFDSRELFDRWGGHANAAGFSLEAGKIEELRGRLLQSAKDQGYTGEVINTDESYPYDIKIALRELTVETRVPTGRYPIRERSILEFIDLLEPFGGNFPYPAFRAENVTVHRVRELRGGHLQMEISQAGSAVFPAIAFGLRKSKALLGRSRPVTVVFEPIWNYYNNTKTVQLCIKSIE from the coding sequence ATGGAAGATCTTGTCGCCTCAACTTTGTCCTCTACGCTAAAGATTCCGCATGCGGTCGCGAGGTTCTTGGTCTCGCGCGGCATCAAGACTGTTTCTGATGCGTACCACATGCTGTGCTCTAGCGAGAGCGACGTGCATGACCCCTTCCTCATGATGGGGATGGACAAGGCTGTGGAATGGATACTTGCGGTTCGCGAACGTGGCGAGCGCGTGTTCATTTTTGGCGACTACGACCTGGACGGCATGACGTCCGTGACGCTTTTGACCCGCTGCTTAAAGACTGTGGGTATTGAATCTGAATGGCGACTCCCGAACCGCTTTGGCGATGGCTACGGACTTTCGGTTTCTGCCGTCGACGAAATGTATGAGGCGGGTGCTCGCAACTTGATTACCGTGGATACGGGCATTACCGCAAACGTGGAAATTGCACATGCCAAGGAACTCGGCATGGCAGTCATGGTCATGGACCATCATCAGCCGTCGGGCGATGGGCTCCCGGTAAGCGATGTGCTTTTGGACCCGCATCAGGAAGGCGACAATTACCCGAACCCGGAACTTTGCGGTGTCGGCGTTTCGTACAAGTTTATTTGCGCCTTGTTTAGCCGACTTGGCATAAAGGCTCCGGTGGAATATCTGGACTTGGTCGCCCTCGGGACGCTTGCGGACCTTGTGCAGATGACGCCTGAAAACCGCTATTTTACGCGTACCGGGCTCGAAAGTCTCAAGAACAGCCGTTGGCCTGGCGTACAAGAAATGTACACCTCCCTCATGAAACCCCATAGCTGTGTGGGTGGCATCGACGTGATGTACAAGCTTGCACCGCTCCTCAACGCACCTGGCCGCATGGAACGCCCGGACCCAGCCCTCAAACTTCTTTTGTGCGAAAACAAAGGCGAGGCAGGCAAGCTCTTGGAAGAGCTGAAAGATTGGAACGCCCGCCGCAAGCAAAAGGAAGCCGAAATCACCGAAATGGCGATGGAACAGGTCAAGGCTCTTTACGGCGACACCATCCCGACCGTGATTGTAGTTGCCGGCGAAAACTGGCATGTGGGCGTGATTGGCATTGTCGCGGCAAAGCTTGCCCAGGAATTCCACAGGCCTTCGGCCGTGCTGTCAATTATCAACGGCATGGCTCATGCGAGCGCCCGTGCAGTTCCTGGATTCAACTGGCACAAGGCCCTTTTTGACAGCCGTGAACTTTTTGATCGCTGGGGCGGACACGCCAATGCGGCGGGATTTTCGCTCGAAGCGGGCAAGATTGAAGAACTCCGCGGGCGCCTTTTGCAATCCGCAAAAGACCAGGGCTATACCGGCGAGGTGATCAACACTGATGAATCGTACCCGTACGACATCAAGATTGCGCTCCGCGAACTGACCGTAGAAACGCGTGTGCCGACAGGGCGTTATCCGATTCGTGAACGCTCGATTCTCGAGTTCATCGACTTGCTCGAACCGTTTGGCGGAAACTTCCCGTATCCCGCATTCCGTGCCGAAAACGTGACCGTCCATCGCGTGCGTGAACTTCGCGGCGGACACCTGCAGATGGAAATTTCGCAGGCGGGGAGTGCCGTTTTCCCGGCTATCGCCTTTGGACTGCGCAAGAGTAAGGCTTTGCTCGGGCGCTCCCGCCCGGTGACGGTCGTATTCGAGCCGATTTGGAATTACTATAACAACACCAAGACGGTGCAGCTTTGCATCAAGTCCATCGAGTAG
- a CDS encoding prepilin-type N-terminal cleavage/methylation domain-containing protein, with protein MLNHGSKKNGYTLVEVLVVVTIMGVLSSMGVAGLHGAVVNSRMKDVSLNTAAFLERMANEANRMSKRLCVKMANDTEQELQVFFSNDCNNLESAEIFETFTIESPARFGCNDVDLAVFSGTDWAQHGALFIPRLGLSAAPSEGYVCMQYGTSSVYGLVEKTRDNNMLVPRWRSGSYWDKL; from the coding sequence ATGTTGAATCATGGTTCTAAAAAGAACGGCTATACCCTGGTAGAAGTCCTTGTCGTTGTGACGATTATGGGCGTTTTATCGTCTATGGGTGTGGCTGGGCTGCATGGTGCCGTGGTCAATAGCCGAATGAAGGATGTTTCCTTGAATACAGCCGCGTTTTTGGAACGTATGGCGAACGAGGCGAACAGAATGTCCAAGCGCCTTTGCGTCAAGATGGCTAACGATACCGAACAGGAACTTCAAGTTTTCTTTTCAAATGATTGCAACAACCTTGAGAGTGCGGAAATATTCGAAACGTTTACTATCGAATCTCCGGCAAGGTTTGGTTGCAACGATGTCGATTTGGCCGTGTTTTCAGGTACCGACTGGGCGCAACATGGAGCCTTGTTTATTCCGCGTCTTGGACTTTCTGCAGCTCCATCCGAAGGGTATGTGTGCATGCAGTATGGAACGAGCAGTGTTTATGGTCTAGTTGAAAAAACGAGAGACAACAATATGCTTGTTCCTAGATGGAGATCTGGTAGTTATTGGGATAAACTGTAG
- a CDS encoding type IV pilus modification PilV family protein, protein MTNLLKNKKGFGIVEILVAAAVLGFMYMAILNMQGGNRDALLRIRGRDGAIEVAQQVLDSLKSVGIAAIPSKDAEDTVFDVPEINRKWARGLGDSATVTYSSQVTVSPTQDYTSQTPSQFESISHVYAKQVKVKVSWNFKGSTQSIEVSSVIR, encoded by the coding sequence ATGACGAATCTTTTGAAAAATAAAAAAGGCTTCGGTATCGTAGAGATCTTGGTCGCTGCAGCGGTCTTGGGTTTTATGTACATGGCCATTTTGAACATGCAAGGCGGTAACCGCGATGCTTTGTTGCGTATTCGCGGTCGTGATGGCGCTATTGAAGTGGCTCAACAGGTTTTGGATTCCCTCAAGTCTGTCGGTATAGCTGCAATCCCTTCGAAAGATGCTGAAGATACCGTTTTTGATGTGCCTGAAATCAACCGTAAATGGGCTCGTGGCCTCGGTGATTCGGCGACAGTGACGTATTCGTCGCAGGTAACTGTTTCGCCAACACAAGACTATACTTCACAGACTCCGTCGCAGTTTGAATCTATTTCGCACGTTTACGCCAAACAGGTGAAAGTCAAAGTCTCCTGGAACTTCAAAGGCTCCACGCAGTCTATAGAAGTCTCAAGTGTCATTAGATAG
- a CDS encoding toxin-antitoxin system YwqK family antitoxin — MRLRHLIAFFAILCYFAGCTVERAEEHILARHANGVKKTSIWVYPDGTILKRNEWYNDGIKELEIPYEDSLPHGEFKRWTGFGDVAMIGRYNKGKKDGKWTVYYQNKKVEAVQYYKDDHPVGDWEGWHHNGVKAIERHYDDNGNHIGVWKHFHDNGVLAEENRCHEANGYVKRFGRNCKITEYYDCVNGYLEGNYKKYYESYGPVDSAAGNCEQAQIMEEGVIQSQFAPLPLTFYRADGSLIKKIKSSFFKGREKIQWFDENNNIVRESSFIAEDSTNKSEVTGIAYGTCANSSTLFCAETLFVRSSEPNGTLDSCTLSLKDDFKQSIGKYPATLRYIQKGHVLLYEELWVREDSTADSSHSTPHIQTSRSFYPDSMGGKMASEGFWQQDPKDNKSKRHGIWRNWYPSGILKDSLNYVNGERVGEQFSYDSTGKLTIHKTEAGKNRPVIMHILGQ, encoded by the coding sequence ATGAGACTCCGTCATTTAATCGCCTTTTTTGCCATTTTATGCTATTTCGCCGGCTGTACAGTCGAGCGGGCTGAAGAACATATCCTCGCAAGGCACGCAAATGGCGTCAAAAAGACATCCATCTGGGTCTACCCTGACGGAACCATCCTCAAGCGTAACGAATGGTACAACGACGGCATCAAGGAACTCGAAATTCCTTACGAAGACAGCCTCCCGCATGGTGAATTCAAACGTTGGACAGGCTTTGGCGATGTCGCGATGATCGGACGCTACAACAAAGGGAAAAAAGACGGCAAGTGGACGGTCTACTACCAGAACAAGAAAGTTGAAGCGGTCCAGTATTACAAGGATGACCACCCTGTTGGCGACTGGGAAGGATGGCACCACAATGGGGTAAAAGCAATTGAAAGGCATTACGACGACAACGGGAACCACATCGGAGTGTGGAAACATTTTCACGACAACGGAGTACTTGCCGAAGAAAATAGATGCCATGAAGCCAACGGATATGTCAAGCGTTTTGGGAGAAACTGCAAAATCACGGAATACTACGATTGCGTGAACGGCTATTTAGAAGGCAATTACAAAAAATACTACGAATCATACGGACCCGTTGATTCTGCCGCCGGAAATTGCGAACAAGCGCAAATCATGGAAGAGGGGGTTATACAAAGTCAATTCGCTCCATTGCCTCTAACATTCTACAGGGCAGACGGTTCCCTCATCAAAAAAATCAAGTCAAGCTTTTTCAAGGGGCGTGAAAAAATACAGTGGTTCGACGAGAACAACAACATTGTCCGAGAAAGCAGTTTTATTGCGGAAGATTCCACAAATAAATCCGAAGTTACCGGCATCGCTTACGGAACATGCGCAAATTCTTCCACGCTGTTCTGTGCAGAAACCCTATTCGTCCGTTCTTCAGAACCCAATGGAACGCTTGACTCTTGCACTTTAAGTCTCAAAGACGATTTCAAACAAAGCATAGGCAAGTATCCGGCAACACTCCGTTACATTCAAAAAGGACACGTTCTTTTGTACGAAGAACTCTGGGTACGCGAGGATAGCACCGCCGATAGCTCGCACAGCACACCGCATATTCAAACAAGCCGCAGTTTCTACCCAGACAGCATGGGTGGCAAAATGGCAAGCGAAGGGTTCTGGCAACAAGATCCAAAAGACAACAAATCCAAACGCCACGGCATCTGGCGCAACTGGTACCCGAGCGGCATATTGAAAGACAGCCTCAACTACGTGAACGGCGAACGCGTCGGCGAGCAGTTCAGTTACGATAGCACCGGCAAGCTCACAATACATAAAACAGAAGCCGGCAAGAACCGGCCCGTGATTATGCACATTTTAGGGCAATGA
- a CDS encoding GNAT family N-acetyltransferase, with protein MDDFLDEDLSEFSLQEVEGESVVLRPLGEADVQPLFALIEESREFLSEHLPWPAEECRSPEDVSAKIDAWDMQAQMSNGACWGIFEKGANADLKIAGCIMLGWVQWKNRSATVSYWLGQKFCGRGLATEALLLVAGESFAMGLNRLELTSSVNNPKSAAVARRAGFQEEGICREYECLHGHFEDHIRFSLLAKDFC; from the coding sequence ATGGACGATTTTTTAGACGAAGATCTTAGCGAATTCTCGCTGCAAGAAGTTGAAGGCGAAAGCGTCGTATTGCGACCGCTTGGCGAAGCGGACGTGCAACCGCTGTTTGCGCTGATCGAAGAATCTCGCGAGTTCTTGTCGGAGCACTTGCCGTGGCCCGCCGAGGAATGTCGTTCTCCCGAAGATGTTTCTGCGAAAATTGATGCTTGGGACATGCAGGCGCAGATGTCAAATGGCGCTTGCTGGGGCATTTTCGAGAAGGGCGCAAACGCAGATTTAAAAATCGCGGGCTGCATCATGCTTGGCTGGGTGCAGTGGAAAAATCGCTCGGCGACCGTAAGCTATTGGCTTGGTCAAAAATTTTGCGGTCGCGGTCTCGCAACTGAAGCGCTTTTGCTTGTGGCGGGCGAATCTTTTGCGATGGGGCTGAACCGTCTTGAACTTACATCTTCGGTCAATAATCCTAAGAGTGCCGCAGTCGCTCGCCGTGCCGGATTCCAGGAAGAAGGTATCTGCCGCGAGTACGAATGCCTCCATGGGCATTTTGAGGACCATATCCGCTTTTCACTTCTTGCAAAAGATTTTTGCTGA
- a CDS encoding TIGR02147 family protein produces METGENRIVEPDVLQYTNYRVYLRDYYEFKKKTVPAFSLRFFAEKAGLSSHAHLKLTIDGKRNITKNTVVKLIHGLGLDGQRAAYFESLVFFNQAQTDADKQVYYAQLLKASPRSKLHKMDAAQFRIFREWHHSAILEMVALKDFRPIPDWISKRLGGLITPAQVTESLKLLVELGLLVKTANGYRQRDPLITTDDEVQDLMVKMYHLQMLKLSADMLSALPGSQRDVSALTFSIKREDFPNLKKHLQLMRKELLDFSAKAGEGEDVVQINIQLYPLTRGV; encoded by the coding sequence ATGGAAACAGGAGAAAATCGCATAGTTGAACCTGATGTTCTGCAATACACGAACTACCGTGTATATTTGCGGGACTACTATGAGTTCAAAAAGAAAACGGTTCCGGCGTTCAGCCTCCGTTTCTTCGCGGAGAAGGCAGGGCTTTCGAGTCATGCCCATCTCAAGCTCACGATTGACGGAAAGCGAAATATTACAAAGAACACGGTGGTAAAGCTCATCCACGGCCTCGGCTTGGATGGCCAGCGTGCTGCGTATTTCGAAAGTCTTGTTTTCTTCAATCAGGCTCAGACGGATGCGGATAAGCAGGTTTACTACGCCCAGCTTTTGAAGGCTAGCCCGCGCTCCAAGCTGCACAAGATGGATGCTGCTCAGTTCCGTATTTTCCGCGAATGGCACCACTCCGCGATTCTCGAAATGGTGGCGCTCAAGGATTTTCGCCCGATTCCCGACTGGATTTCCAAGCGCCTCGGCGGTCTCATTACGCCTGCCCAGGTGACGGAATCTCTTAAACTTCTCGTGGAACTGGGACTTCTGGTAAAGACCGCGAACGGTTACCGCCAGCGCGACCCCCTGATTACTACCGACGATGAAGTCCAGGATTTGATGGTCAAGATGTACCATCTGCAGATGCTCAAGCTCTCGGCAGACATGCTTTCGGCGCTTCCGGGCTCGCAAAGGGACGTTTCTGCCCTGACTTTCAGCATAAAACGCGAAGATTTCCCCAATTTGAAAAAACATTTGCAACTGATGCGCAAAGAACTACTAGATTTCTCAGCAAAGGCTGGGGAAGGTGAGGATGTTGTGCAAATCAATATCCAGCTGTACCCTCTAACCCGAGGAGTATGA
- a CDS encoding carbohydrate binding domain-containing protein — MMRSLCSIIGCVLVALWAVGCSESDSTAGIEIGNPEIAQNLGLTAEFSVDYSEAKPVALVKAAAEDEKVVIDTFQLTLSEVRSYCSFYTGVSVDVKNGQQIWPYEDDPAAVLPISFTDGAYVKEAFYNINLKNGGFLKEIGVRFEVGKKEGVNSIYGRIRQNGKEIPFIYEMNNFQLFELMYNHSQIGIQDSAVNLSVEFRVHRFVGGLDLSSAKVGDDGVIRFSKSENVDLWKSLNERFLPSFQCLRFKYTGADGAEYDGFVDDIWEEIVEPLNKNFISNGDFSDGGNEWIFHRQFNGVADTSIVKEKNSNVMRVHVTRGGDFSYSVQLLHENLPLVAGATYKFIFTIWSDIEGEVTARLANSIYNNETNGFQEHVKVSTSGKSFEIEFTPEKTDPNARLDLNLGKAERTIWIKDVQLIRIK, encoded by the coding sequence ATGATGCGTTCTTTGTGTTCAATAATCGGTTGCGTGCTTGTGGCATTGTGGGCGGTCGGATGTTCTGAATCCGACTCTACGGCCGGTATTGAAATTGGAAATCCGGAAATTGCGCAGAATTTGGGACTCACGGCGGAGTTCTCGGTGGACTATTCGGAGGCAAAGCCGGTGGCTCTTGTCAAGGCGGCCGCAGAAGACGAAAAGGTCGTGATCGATACGTTCCAGCTCACGCTCTCCGAGGTCCGTTCGTATTGCAGCTTCTATACGGGCGTGTCCGTTGATGTGAAGAATGGTCAGCAGATTTGGCCGTACGAGGATGACCCGGCGGCAGTGCTCCCCATATCGTTTACGGATGGCGCTTATGTCAAGGAAGCCTTCTACAATATCAACTTGAAAAATGGCGGGTTCCTCAAGGAAATCGGTGTCCGCTTTGAAGTCGGCAAAAAAGAGGGTGTCAACTCGATTTACGGGCGTATCCGTCAAAATGGCAAGGAAATCCCGTTTATCTACGAGATGAACAACTTCCAGCTGTTTGAGCTGATGTACAATCATTCGCAGATTGGAATTCAGGATTCTGCGGTGAATTTGTCTGTAGAGTTCCGCGTACACCGCTTTGTTGGCGGGCTGGATCTTTCGTCTGCAAAGGTTGGCGATGATGGAGTTATCCGATTCAGCAAGTCTGAAAATGTGGACCTTTGGAAATCGCTGAATGAAAGGTTCTTGCCGAGCTTCCAGTGCCTGCGCTTCAAGTACACGGGCGCAGATGGTGCCGAATATGACGGCTTTGTGGACGATATCTGGGAAGAAATTGTCGAACCTCTGAACAAGAACTTTATTTCTAACGGTGACTTTAGTGACGGTGGCAATGAATGGATTTTCCATAGGCAGTTCAACGGTGTTGCCGATACGTCTATCGTCAAGGAAAAGAATTCGAATGTGATGCGTGTCCATGTGACTCGGGGTGGCGACTTTTCGTATAGCGTTCAGTTGCTGCACGAAAATCTTCCCTTGGTGGCTGGTGCTACGTACAAATTTATATTCACCATTTGGTCCGATATCGAGGGCGAGGTGACCGCTCGCCTTGCCAATTCCATTTACAACAATGAAACTAACGGGTTCCAGGAACACGTCAAGGTGTCGACTTCCGGGAAGTCGTTTGAAATTGAATTTACCCCGGAAAAAACGGATCCGAACGCCCGTCTGGACTTGAATTTGGGCAAGGCCGAAAGAACTATTTGGATTAAGGATGTGCAGTTGATTAGAATTAAGTAG